The nucleotide sequence TCGACCCGATTGAGGAGGCGAAGGCCTACCGCCTGCTCATCACCCGCTTCCGCCTCAAACAGCAGGACGTCGCCCAGCGCGTGGGCAAGGACCGCGCCACCGTCGCCAACCTCATGCGCCTTCTCTACCTGCCCGAGCAGATACAGCGCGCGGTCTCCGAGGGAAGAATAAGCGTGGGCCACGCGAAGGTGCTCCTGGCGCTTCCTCCGGAACGGCAGAACGCTCTCTTCAACGAGATCCTCGACAAGGGCTGTTCGGTGCGAATGCTCGAGAAGATGGTGGAGTCCGGGAAAGACGAGGATGGAATGGCCGGGAAAGGGGGCGCCGCGAAAAAGTCCGGATCGAGGGACACCGCCCATATTCGGAAGATGGAAGAGATGCTCGTTTCCTTTCTCGGCACCAAGGTCGAGATACGTCATTCGGGCGGAAAGGGGCGTATCGAAATAAGCTACTATTCCCTGGACGATTTCGAACGGATCATCGAAATTTTGCGCAAAGGGCGCTCCTAAAACGCAGCACTGTGCCCGTCAGTCGACCTCTATCTTTATCTTTTCAACCCTGTCTGTTTCCGTGTCCAGCACCGACACCGTCCGCTCGTCCTCGCGGTAAATCGAACCGGGATTGATGACGCGCGTTTTATTCGAAACGTAGTTCTCGAATATATGGGTATGCCCCTTGATTATGTAATCGTAGGCGCCCGAGGACACCGCTTTACGGAAGGAGGGGATGTCGTTTCCGTGACAGAGCAGTATGCGTTTGTCGCCCGCGGTGAAGTCGCAGCAGTCATTCACGCAGCCAAAGCCCAGATTGCGCGCCTTGTCGTTGATGGCCTCGGCGTCGAGGTCGCAGTTGCCAAGCACGAACCGGCAGGGAACATCCTTGAAGAGCTCCATTATTTTGGGCGAGGTGAGGTCACCCGCGTGTACCACGAGGTCGACTCCGCGGGCCTTGAAAACGGTGACGGCCTTTTCGACCATGGCGACGTCGTTGTGGGTGTCGGAGATGATGCCGATTTTCACGACAGCTTCGCCCCGACGGGGATGTCGCCGCTCACCTCGACCAGGACGGGCCGGTCTTTTTTGTCCTTTCTGGCGGCAAGAAGCATTCCGTGCGAGGTTCGCTTGAAAAGACTGGCCGGCTTGAGGTTGGCGACGAGTAGAATCTTTTTTCCCACAAGATATTCCGGTTTGTAATGCAGCGCCAGTCCGGCGATGATGGTACGCGTATCGGCCCCTGAATCCACGCGCAGCTCCAGGAGTTTATCCGATCCCTCGACAACCGAGGCCTCGATGATTTGGGCTACGCGGATGTCCACCTTCGCGAACTCGCTTATGTCGATCAGCCCGTCGCCGGAGGCCGCTTCGGCGGAGGGCTTCGGAGAGGGCTGTCCGGCATTCGGCTTTTCCTTTTCGATGCGCGGGTAGAGCACGCCCATCTCCCCGAGAGGCGTTCCGGTCGCGAGCGCATCGAGCGAGGATATGCGGTCCAGACCGGTGTTGCCCGGAAGGCCGAGCGCCGTAAGTATCACCGGCGCCGTGCGGTTGAGCACGGGCGAAAGTACCACGGCGACGCCCGCGATAGATTCGAGAAGGTTGCGCATCGTCGAAGAAAGTTCCGCCGTTTTGTTTTCCTTCGCGAGCTGCCAGGGCTTGTGTTCGTCGATATACCTGTTGAGACAGCGGATGAACTCCCAGAGCTTTTCGATCGCCACGCTGAACTGGAAGGAGTCGACATGCGCAGTATAGGCGGCGACGGCCTCGTTGAATTTCGTAAGGAGCGCCTCGCGTCCGGCGCTTCGGGCCGTATCGAGAGCGGGAATGTTGCCGTTGAAGAATTTCCGGACCATGTCGAACGAGCGCTTGACGAGGTTCCCCAGATCGTTGGCAAGATCGTAGTTGATACGGTTGACGATGGCCTCCTCGCTGAAGCGCGCGTCGGAGCCGAAGTTCATCTCGCGCAGGAAAAAGTAGCGGATCTGGTCGTTGCCGAAACGGTCGATGAGCTCGAGCGGGCGAACGACATTGCCGAGGCTCTTGGACATCTTGGCATCCTCCATGTTCCAGTAGCCGTGAACGTTCAGGTGGAGGAACGGCTCGATGCCCGCGGCCTTCAGCATGGTGGGCCAGAAGATGCCGTGGGGCTTGACGATGTCCTTGGCGATGAGGTGGTGCGCGACGGGCCAGTAGCGCCTGAACTTCGCGTCGTCGGGAAAGCCGATCGCGCTGATATAATTGATGAGCGCGTCGAACCAGACATAGGTAACGAACTTGTCGTCGAACGGGAGGGTTATCCCCCACTGAAGCCGCGTTTTCGGTCGGGAGATACAGAGGTCCTCGAGCGCCTCCCCTTCGAGCATTGCGAGCACCTCATTACGATAGCGCTCGGGACGGATGAAATCGGGATGCGATTTGATATAATCGACAAGCCATCCCTGGTATTTGCTCATCTTGAAAAAATAATTGCTCTCCTCGATGTATTCAAGCGGCTTGTTGTGGTCCGGACATCTGCCGTCGACCATGTCCTTCCCGGTGAAGAAGCGCTCGCAGCCGTAGCAGTAGTGGCCGCCATAGCTGGCGAAATAGATGTCGCCGGCATCGTACACCTTTTGCAGAACGGCCTGAACCACTTTCCGGTGCCGCTCCTCGGTGGTGCGGATGAAGTCGTCGAAGCCGAGGTCCATCTTTTGCCAGGTGTCGCGGAAAAGCGAGCTGATGCGGTCGGAGTATTCCTTCGGTTGTGCTCCGGCCTCGGCGGCGGCCTTGACGATCTTGTCGCCGTGCTCGTCGGTGCCGGTAAGGAAGTAGGACTCGTATCCCATCAGTGTATAGTGCCGTTTGAGAAAGTCGGCGAGGATGGTGGTGTAGGCGTGGCCCATGTGCGGTTCGGCATTGACATAGTAGATGGGGGTCGTAACGTAGAATCGCTTGTCCATCGAATCCTCTTAAACCGGTTCTTTCTCGAGAACTTCGTCGAGCACCGCGGTGATGCGCTCCATCACCTCCTGGGTGATGTGGTAGCGGTTACCCGTAGCCTGGATGTCCTCCCGTTTAACCGTCACAACGTGATCGGCGCAGCGCAGTCGCACCGTCTCCTTTAGCGGATCGGCGAACTCCACGGTGTAGTCCTTGGGGCCTATTTTAATGGTGGCGCCGTGCCTCGGCATGAGCTCGTTCATCTCCTTGTAGACGTTGTACTCATAACCGAGGCAGCAGAGCAGCCTGCCGCACATTCCCGATATCTTGAGCGAATTCAGGTTGAGGTTCTGCTCCTTGGCCATCTTGATCGAGACCGGGTCAAACTCTTCCTTGAGGTTGACGCAGCAGAGTTCCTTGCCGCAGGGACCGAAGCCGCCCATGATCCGCGCCTCATCGCGCACCCCTATCTGGCGCATCTCGATCCGAGTGCGGAATACGGTGGCGAGGTCGCGCACCAACTCCCTGAAGTCGATGCGGTTTTCGGCCACGAAGTAGAAGATGATCTTGGTGCGGTCGAAGAGGCATTTGACCGACACCAGCTTCATGTCGAGCTTCTTTCCCTTCGCCTTTTCCCTGCAGACGGCGAAGGCCTTTTTCTCGATGGTCTCGATCTCGGGAAGCGCGCCCAGGTCTTCGAGGGTGACCTTTCTCAAAAGTCTTCCCTTTACCTCGGAGGTTTTTCGCCTCAGGTGCGTGGGGCACTTGAAAACACGGCCCATGTCGACCCCGTGTTCGGTCTCGACGATGCACAGCGCATTACGTTTGACGAAAAGCCCGTTGGTGTTAACGTAATATATCTGAAAGCTGTTGCGAAGTTTCACGCCGGTATGTTCCATGATGCGCATCCTTGTTCTTATGTGGAGATCCCGGGCCCGGAGGCATGGTCGTCTCCGGGATACAGTGAGTATAGCATCCCCTTTAGTCCGATTCTAAGATTCAGATTATGGGACTGGCCTTTTTTCAATGCAAGTAGTATTTTAACCAGGCCGAAAAGCCTCCCGGCATCGGAGAGCGCGAGGCCGTCGAATTCCGCGGGGGGGGCTGCACCGGACTCGAGCAAAACGAGGTTCCATCGGAAGAAATTGACGAGCGCGTCGAGCACCATGTCGGCTCCAGCGGCCTTTACGGCCTTTTCGATCTGCGGGTCGAAGGCGTCGCCGTCCCTGATGTAGCGCGCTACCTCGCCGCATAATGCGGTCACCTCCCCGCGCCTGGAGTCGTCGGCGAGCGTTACGGCGAGGGCGAATGATCCGCCCGTGAAAGGTGCGATCAGTCGTGAAGCGGCCGCATCGACGCCCCGTTCGGCGAGAAAGGCGCACACCGCCTCCTCGTGCGGCGCGTGGAATTTCATGACCAGGCACCGCGACAGGATTGTGGGCAGTATGCGGGAGCTGTTCGAGGCGGTCAGTATGATGCGCGCCGAGGGAGGCGGCTCCTCTATCGTTTTAAGCAGGGCGTTCTGCCCTTCCTCGAGTATGCGGTCGACGCTGTCCACGAGGACGGCGGTGAGTCCGCTTACGGAGCGGCGGGAAAGGCGCTCGATTAGCCGGCGCACGGTCCCCTCTTCGCGTTTCTCCTCGTCGCCGATCGGAATGATGCCGCGCTCGTTGGGGCCCAGCCCGATAAAATCAGGGTGAGTGCCCCGTTCGATCGCCGAGCAGGCGGGGCAGGCGAGGCAGGGTTTATGGATCGCGGTGCAAAAAAGCGAAGCGAGCAATCGCCGCGCGAGGAGGCGCTTGCCGATGCCGTCCGTGCCCGCAAAAAGCATGGTCTGCGGCAGGCGATTGCGCTCCATCATGCGTTCGAGAAGCTCGATCTGCCGTTGGTGGCCCAGTATTCCCGTGGCATTCATACCCCCATGCGGATACGGACGCTGTGTTTTGACAAGTAAAATATGACGGGGCGGTTTCGCGGACAAGGGGCTGGAGAACAAGGGATTACAACCCCTTGCTCTGTCACGGAGCGTACCCCTTGTGGTACGTCTTATGCCGACGGTTCCCCGACGATCGGAATCTCGAAGATAAACTCGGCCCACCTGCCGTGCTCGGACTCGGCCCGTATCTTCCCGCCGTGGGCCTGGATGGCTTTCCACGATAGATAGAGGCCTATTCCGGAGCCCTTCCGTCCCCTGAGCTCGGGCGTCTGAAGACGGGAAAATTTCTTGAATAAATTCTTCTTATCGCTTTCCAGAAAGCCGGGGCCCTCATTCCACACCGAAACACGGACCGCGTTTGCGGTCGTCGCCGCGTTTATCCGAA is from Spirochaetota bacterium and encodes:
- the ricT gene encoding regulatory iron-sulfur-containing complex subunit RicT codes for the protein MEHTGVKLRNSFQIYYVNTNGLFVKRNALCIVETEHGVDMGRVFKCPTHLRRKTSEVKGRLLRKVTLEDLGALPEIETIEKKAFAVCREKAKGKKLDMKLVSVKCLFDRTKIIFYFVAENRIDFRELVRDLATVFRTRIEMRQIGVRDEARIMGGFGPCGKELCCVNLKEEFDPVSIKMAKEQNLNLNSLKISGMCGRLLCCLGYEYNVYKEMNELMPRHGATIKIGPKDYTVEFADPLKETVRLRCADHVVTVKREDIQATGNRYHITQEVMERITAVLDEVLEKEPV
- a CDS encoding ParB/RepB/Spo0J family partition protein, with product MPKKVLGKGLGAIISSSPTPVDSMEFAITEAKDRIVELELGAIRPNPDQPRTHFNEGELEGLAESIRNVGLIQPIVVRRDGESYYIVAGERRLRASKLAGLQKIKSIVIRANEEENLTLALIENIQRTDLDPIEEAKAYRLLITRFRLKQQDVAQRVGKDRATVANLMRLLYLPEQIQRAVSEGRISVGHAKVLLALPPERQNALFNEILDKGCSVRMLEKMVESGKDEDGMAGKGGAAKKSGSRDTAHIRKMEEMLVSFLGTKVEIRHSGGKGRIEISYYSLDDFERIIEILRKGRS
- the metG gene encoding methionine--tRNA ligase, with the protein product MDKRFYVTTPIYYVNAEPHMGHAYTTILADFLKRHYTLMGYESYFLTGTDEHGDKIVKAAAEAGAQPKEYSDRISSLFRDTWQKMDLGFDDFIRTTEERHRKVVQAVLQKVYDAGDIYFASYGGHYCYGCERFFTGKDMVDGRCPDHNKPLEYIEESNYFFKMSKYQGWLVDYIKSHPDFIRPERYRNEVLAMLEGEALEDLCISRPKTRLQWGITLPFDDKFVTYVWFDALINYISAIGFPDDAKFRRYWPVAHHLIAKDIVKPHGIFWPTMLKAAGIEPFLHLNVHGYWNMEDAKMSKSLGNVVRPLELIDRFGNDQIRYFFLREMNFGSDARFSEEAIVNRINYDLANDLGNLVKRSFDMVRKFFNGNIPALDTARSAGREALLTKFNEAVAAYTAHVDSFQFSVAIEKLWEFIRCLNRYIDEHKPWQLAKENKTAELSSTMRNLLESIAGVAVVLSPVLNRTAPVILTALGLPGNTGLDRISSLDALATGTPLGEMGVLYPRIEKEKPNAGQPSPKPSAEAASGDGLIDISEFAKVDIRVAQIIEASVVEGSDKLLELRVDSGADTRTIIAGLALHYKPEYLVGKKILLVANLKPASLFKRTSHGMLLAARKDKKDRPVLVEVSGDIPVGAKLS
- a CDS encoding AAA family ATPase, whose protein sequence is MNATGILGHQRQIELLERMMERNRLPQTMLFAGTDGIGKRLLARRLLASLFCTAIHKPCLACPACSAIERGTHPDFIGLGPNERGIIPIGDEEKREEGTVRRLIERLSRRSVSGLTAVLVDSVDRILEEGQNALLKTIEEPPPSARIILTASNSSRILPTILSRCLVMKFHAPHEEAVCAFLAERGVDAAASRLIAPFTGGSFALAVTLADDSRRGEVTALCGEVARYIRDGDAFDPQIEKAVKAAGADMVLDALVNFFRWNLVLLESGAAPPAEFDGLALSDAGRLFGLVKILLALKKGQSHNLNLRIGLKGMLYSLYPGDDHASGPGIST
- a CDS encoding YfcE family phosphodiesterase — translated: MKIGIISDTHNDVAMVEKAVTVFKARGVDLVVHAGDLTSPKIMELFKDVPCRFVLGNCDLDAEAINDKARNLGFGCVNDCCDFTAGDKRILLCHGNDIPSFRKAVSSGAYDYIIKGHTHIFENYVSNKTRVINPGSIYREDERTVSVLDTETDRVEKIKIEVD